A section of the Apostichopus japonicus isolate 1M-3 chromosome 1, ASM3797524v1, whole genome shotgun sequence genome encodes:
- the LOC139976237 gene encoding uncharacterized protein, which produces MRWYIAVSLLVLLTVLAVHAERGGRRPQTEVTHDSPDEQPLRRPKGQRKGGRKERPERPSAGNGGDVRPDSQEGGDSESTEVADCNTTCPDLGKQEETSDPRQQVDHMDGEPTMDGEPTVDTETNKDAETSMEGENMDGERRRGFHGNRTRGEHRGRKEKPGRNERNRTKEGRRERPQRPERPDRSQRNMTDDEEQRERPGRPNGRPGRKQKPGRPERPHRPHRNMTNGEHSERPERPDRPQRNRTKEERRDRPGRPHMGKKEGKMQDLFALCEWSDWSDWSDCEDGLRYRIREVISGKPRCAKKNKELENCEVTK; this is translated from the exons ATGAGGTGGTACATAGCTGTTTCTCTGTTAGTCCTTCTGACTGTACTTGCAGTACATGCCGAGAGAGGAGGACGCA GACCACAGACAGAGGTCACACATGACAGTCCAGATGAACAACCTTTGAGGCGTCCCAAAGGACAGAGGAAAGGGGGAAGAAAGGAACGCCCTGAAAGACCAAGCGCGGGAAATGGTGGCGACGTACGTCCAGACAGCCAAGAAGGAGGTGATAGTGAATCCACTGAAGTTGCTGACTGTAACACGACCTGTCCTGACCTTGGAAAACAAGAGGAGACGTCAGACCCACGTCAACAGGTAGACCACATGGATGGGGAGCCCACTATGGATGGAGAGCCCACTGTCGACACAGAGACCAATAAGGATGCAGAGACCAGTATGGAGGGAGAAAACATGGATGGTGAGCGCCGCAGGGGTTTTCATGGCAACCGTACCCGTGGTGAGCACAGAGGGCGCAAGGAGAAGCCAGGTCGAAATGAACGTAACAGGACAAAGGAGGGTAGACGGGAAAGACCCCAACGACCGGAGAGACCCGACCGCTCACAACGTAACATGACTGATGATGAAGAACAGCGGGAGAGACCAGGTCGACCAAATGGGAGACCAGGACGAAAGCAGAAACCAGGACGACCAGAGAGACCACACCGCCCACATCGTAACATGACTAATGGAGAACACAGTGAGAGACCAGAGAGACCCGACCGCCCACAACGTAACAGAACCAAAGAGGAACGACGGGACAGACCAGGACGCCCTCACATGGGCAAGAAAGAAGGTAAAATGCAGG ATCTCTTTGCCCTTTGTGAGTGGAGTGATTGGTCGGACTGGAGTGATTGTGAGGACGGATTGCGTTACCGGATTCGAGAAGTAATCAGTGGCAAACCAAGGTGcgcaaagaaaaataaagaattgGAAAACTGTGAAGTGACTaagtaa